GTACAAACTTGTTTATCAAAAGCGACAAAGTTTGACACAgaataaacaaagtttaatcTAGAAACCAACATCAAGAGTTGCATACTGACAGTCTACACCATttataaaatctattttaaaaatagcctTTCACCATTTGCATTACATATATGTTGTCTAATATACACAAAGTAATATTTAATCAGAAACCCACCTTCCTGGACGctgcctttaaatgttttgtggtCTGGAAtccattttctcttctttttaacTCCCGCTGGCAACTGTTTGGCTCTTTTCAAATTGTCACTTTTCTctgtgaagtttttatttttcattttttgtcccCTTGGAGCCATTTTTAGTCCAAGAAAAGCgttgtgttttaatttctttctcttttttttcacatttcaagcCAGCATGCTGTTCCTGTTTGGACGCAGGCTGATGACGTAGATAAAACAGACACGAGAAATCAATTCCCGGTTcttaaaaacatacacacacacacacacatattaaagtatttataaaaattaaatacataacTTATTATATTTGAGATAGATTATTAAACTCGTAAATTTCTAAACTGACAccattttttttggttaaagtgTTACACAAATGATTCTTGAACTGATTTCTAAACTAACTAGCCAAAACCAgtgtttttagaaataatatactgctaactatttttttaatgctgcagATTTTACCCTATAAAATGCTCTCTCTATGTGTATATACAATCTATTTACTGGTTAAAACTATCATTATAActgtaataatataaaaagaagaCTAAAAATCGTGTAGTGTAGCTCGACTGCTAATGTCTTAGTTTACATCACCAGCAGGAAGCTCTGAGGTTCATTCTTGAGAAGCGAGGTTCTCTTCAAAGCGCTTCCAAATATGAATTCTTTTTGTTGTAGCCTCTCAGAAATTCAGCGGCGGATAGATGAAGTCAAGAGGTTTTTGTCTGTGACCCTTAGCATCGCTAATGCTCACACTGTGGAGTTTTACACCCACGACGTGTGGAAACGATTCATGGCGGTGACGCCGGAGGAGGTGCTGTCAGCCGTCAGTTCCAGCAGCGACCAGCAGAGGGAGCCACAGCACAAAGGAACGGGTAAACACACAGAGGCGTCCTTTTAGGTGCCACACCACAATAATATTGAGTCCAGGGCCAATTAATTGTGTACGAATGACTTTTCAGGTCAGCTAAAAGCCAGTTATACTATTTGAGTtttacaaatgattttttttattgatatcatatgttaaatgtttttgcttattcTGTAAAAGGTGGCATTAAAAATAGAGAAGCAAATCACTATTTACAACTagagaaatagcattttctgcaaaaattcaatgtgaatgctgagtgctgaatgaccgctgaagaagctgaaatgaagtggtcaaagctaaaagaagcagaacataaGCTGAGGGTGAAAAGAAGCATAATGATAAATTTAACTAtcaaaaccgtagctaaaagataaatgtgacaaaaggctatctaaaagtagcagaacagtagctaggAGGTAGAAGTTGCAAAAGGCTAGACACAAgaagcaaaaggatagctaaaagttaaaagtaacataagacaagaatagagcaagtatgccgaagcagatttcaaagagaacaatgtttttgaaggaattgggGAGATCTTATTCCcttttcatgaaaaaaatatttgtaaataaagttgaatattttgaaaagtataaaagttacaaaaaacaaaagtcatagcacccatctcctgaatgagctgaacgttttactatataaatggctaaaattgcACAATGAAGTagttagatttaaaaaacatggacagataaaaacaggaaatctaTGGTTTTGTACAGTAAATGTCATCGTCAGCCTCACAATCCCAAAATAATTTTGTGTTCGTTTTTAAAGGTGAAGCAAAACCAACAATGATCTTTCTGAGTAGATGGTAAACCAGCAGATTTGAATTGGAGTAAGGATGTAGATGTCTTTGAAGTGGACCTGGAAAATGctactaaaacaaaatgtattttcttaaaaaagccTGACCTAATTTTTTGCAGGGACgtttctttctgtcttcctAAATAGAAAGATCCAGGACCACATTTGGATTTTGCACCGACTCCGACCGGCTGGTCGATATCCATGAACTATTAGAGGCGGCCAAAGCCCACTCTCTCCCCGGCCTCGGAGTGTGTTTGAGCAGAGACCAGCTGCTGCGGGACCTCCAAGGCAACAAGTCTGAGTCTGCAGACATCGGTAATGCATGTGATGCTTTACCGATGCTAAGAACAGAAAGCCAGCGAGGAACTGTTCTGTCGTATGAAATGTCTTGTAGGAGTGAACTTTTAGGCTTTCTTATAGAACTCCTTTGTAACCCAGGAGCAGAGCTGGAGGCAGATGAGTTCATGAACTCGAAGAAATCCCATGAAGTCCAGTCCATGTCTGAGGTCGTGTCCTGCTTGGCTCGGCACTGTGGAGTCAAACAGGTAGGGTAACTTCAACTTTAAACAAGTTATTTGATTTATGGTTTCTTTTTCACAAACACTGTAAACAACGTTTTTGAACTTCCAGGTGGTAGATGTGGGCTCGGGGAAGGGCTACCTGAGCTCCTTCCTGTCTCTGCAGTTCGGCCTTCGAGTGTACGGCATCGACTCCTCCAGCACCAACACCCACGGTGCACAAGAGAGGAACAGAAAGCTGAAGAAGTTCTCACGAGCATACCAGAAGCACACCAAAGCAGCAAGGGCAGAAGTGGAGGAGATagccaaaataaaacctgagctgTGTGACGACTGCTCGGCAGGAAGTGGGTCAGTCAGCTCCTCACACATCAACCCAGCGGTGGAGGTGCAGCAGCCGGAGCTAATCCCAGAAACAGGGGAGCTTTTCCTTAGCGCCCTGTCAGCAGACGTGATCCAGTCTTCGGCCCCCAGGATTCCCCCGAGTCAGCTGAGCGccgaggagaaggagaggaggaaaagggagaacctggagaggaaGGCTCAGGGCAGAAAGGACGGCTCCAACGGTGTGTTCGCACCACTCACGTCTTACGTCACAGCCGAAACTGAGCTGCGAGAGCTCATCACTGAGCTGGaggtgaggagaaaaacaactcaAGTGCTTGTTGAGAATGGATTTATCGTGTGTCAGATAGGGGGGACCATTCGGTTTGGTAACGAAGCTCAAAAACAGCAGCCTCAAAAATTACAAGTCTGTAACATCTGCTGAAGTTTGCATTACTGGAGCGAGTGTAGGGTGGGACTGCGGCGCCAAATCTACAGCACGTCATTATCAATTAATTCCTCCATCGATCTCCACCCGTACCCCCatcctctctctgctctcccGTCTCTGCGGGATTTCTCCCGATTCCAGGATGCCGTCGTGGTCGGCCTGCACACGTGTGGGGACTTGGCTGCCAGCACGCTGAGGATGTTTGTGGCTAAAGCAGAGCTGGCCGCAGTCTGCAGCGTTGGCTGCTGCTATCACCTACTGTCTGAGGAGTTTGACCCTGCCGTACAgggtaaccacacacacacacacacagcgacAGAGAGAGCCTTAGTGCCAGAGGCCAAACAAATAGACAAAACAAGCCCACtactaaacacagaaatgctTTCAGGAGAatggaaaatgttaaaaactcatgtttttactcttttatttcaaaaacatattaattaaaacattacagtaaaTTCAAAAACCTCCGACAAAACAGCtttcaggaaaacacaaaaatgccaacaaagccttttaaagaaaaaaacaaaatgtgtttttgcccAACTTTCAAGGCTGTGAGAAGCAGGGGTGTGGCGGGTGCTGTAGCACCCCCTGATGACTGCCCAAGGATGTGCATGTCTAAAAgcataattaaatattttgtaaaaacttgATAAACcaacaatgtttttatatatatatatatatatatatatatatatatatatacatcagacatctcagtccagaaatgtgcagttctaggcacagccaagatactgcgcagaaccctcaagctcccaggcctctggtagaggacccgagctcagaggatgaaacaaagaccacccgcggagggtgagaagggaatttatttatattaaaactcacaaaaacgTTAGAGTAGTGTTGATGCAAAACAATAAGGGAGGCTCTAGACCCACCTTGTTGAttctttttatcagtttattacaaGAAAGGTCAAGCAGAACGTTCCAGGGATTAGACAGTTTCAAGCAGCAGAATCTAACCTGAGACGTTTCATGAATCATTTGTTTGGTTGTGtcatttagttgttttgctttgtttttttattggaagATTTGTTGTGTCTTCTTGCTGTGTGTGGCATCTCTGTGTCACAGATGATCTTTCCTCTCAAAACcctattttatgaaaaaaaaaacaagtgaaacgCTCCAGTGAGcgtcagaagctgaaagctaCCAATCTGGAGATGGAGCTGAGCTCAGGGATTCACTGTTGGAGTCATTACTGAAAATAAGATCTtcttcaaaccttttatttaaaaaaaatcaataagaaGTCTTAAGGAGACTTCTAGTCTGCTGCTGCCTTTAAGCTGAAAATGATACAAATCTAAAACACAGTCAGACTGTTATCATCCTGGTTTCATAGATTCCTTCACTCTGCAGTTTATGAGCCATGAAATGGTCGGCGTGTGCCCTCATGCTGCGACAGCATCGAGTCATCTCTTGTTAACGGCGCGACCCTCGACACCCGCATCATCAGAGCTCGTCTCAGTGTCGGCCCGGAGCCGAAAATGATATCATGACAGCCAATTAAAAGCAGTCCTTTCCACGCTTCTTTTTCCGAGCGAACAAAGACCCGCACAcaggttctgctgctgtcaCAGAGCAGTCTGGGCTGCAGGCCACTGCCTCACCCCAAGAATTAAAGAGCTGACAGAAGACAGTTATACATTCATTTTAGCTGCTCCACCAGGAATTTACGCAGTTCTTCAAGTGTATCATCTGTATCTTCTACCTTTAGGATTGATTGTGATTTAAATTAAGCAGCTCTTTAAGCTGAGCTTGAGGAAGAGCTCGTACATTTcagttgtctctgtgtgtctgtgtcagcAAGTTGTTCTGGGCAGAGGTGTACGGCAAGCTGATTTATCATATAATCGACAGACTCTCCAACGCAGATATTCATAGATCACTATGATGAATAGATAAGTACACTCGCATTGCCACTAGtcacaaattaaatgttaaacattcAAATTGAAAAATTACTGCTGATATCTTtaatgtaattttgaatttatattaaaaaacatcatttgaCACAGCCAATACTCCTTTTAGGACTAGTTAAAAAGCCATTTCAGACATCAGCAAGtagaataataattattaataatgtaAATACTAATACCTAAAAGTATGTGGAATATATGTTAGGATGGGATGCCATTTTAAGATTACACTGgtgaaacttttgtttttacttcgaAGAACTGGGTTACGGATATCTGTGTGAAATAAAGAAGTATAAACTTGACtaacattaatattattttaaatatcttgaAGTTGAATTCTGAGCAGTGAGAGAGTCATTTTGACCAGGAGGAATGCTTTCATTCGTATCTAAAAAACTAATGAGTGATagagtgtttttattatatgttGCAAAGGTCTGCCATAAGGGGGGGGCCTGACTTCTAGTTCTTCTGTCAGAAGAACCCAAACACAGCTGCTCGTGTTATCAGTTCTTCCACTGACTGTATCCCTGTGGTGTATAGTGCCTCAGCCTCTAACACCTTCAGAACAGATTGTTGAAGGCTGTAGAGGCTGTTAAGTAGACATACTAACCCcttaaacatgcatgtttgggtTGTTAAGAACTCTTCTGGTTATAAATATGGGATTCATAATGGGTTTTTTTATCTATTAACTGACTTGGATTCTTATTCACACATACAGATTATCTTAAAACATTGCtggctttctgtttgtctgtgtttgtgtatcatATTTGTATTCTTTGCATTTGATGTCTTAAATCAGCAGCTTATATATATGAAATCACATATTTCTATTGTCTTTAACGTGTCTCCAACCCCAGCTTTTACAGCAGGAGCTCCACGTTTTCACAGAACCCGCTTTGGCTTCATATTAATAGTATTATGAATCTGCGAGTATCAGCTCTGCTCCTCAGGATCCCTTCAGGCGACACAAATAGGCAGAGCTGGCCCCGTTCCGAACAGGAACTGCACTCGTGGAAACAATTTGCGGGAGCCCAACCGTTCAAGTCAGCACACTCTGCGTTTATCTCTGCCTCTTCCCTCACAGAGCGTTCGCAGACTGCGTGTGGTTTCCCCCTGAGCCAGTACCTCCGCGATCGGGCCTGGTTCTGCGGCAGAAACGCCAGGATGTCAGCATGTTTGGTGAGTCTGAAACTGACAGTGAAGCAGGTTGATGAGCCAAGACATCGTCATCGCCCTCAGACGGAGACGGAGTGAATACTTTAGATTATCTTGTTAGGCTGCCGCGAGTCCAAGTCTGAAGCTTATTGGTTAGTTAGTGAGGATCCAGTTCTTGGACAGGCGATTAGAAGCAACATTCTTGAGAAGCGAAATTGGCGTGGCAGTGTGGGCGTGGCTTAATGGATCAGGACCTGCCCACTCAGCTGTTTAGAATCTAAATGAAATCCCAGTTTCAGTGTATttacactgaaaacagaacatctctgctgctgttattttctcGGCGAGAGATAAATGAATTACGGGCGCAGTGTGCCGTTTGATCGGATGTTAAAATTCAAACTAACTCACCCAGAAGTCGacgtctgttttgttttccgcTCCGAATATCTTTCATCTGCACAGAAACAATCATCCAGACGTCTCCGAATGcacttaaattaaataaattgacaCAAATCGGCAGCAGGGGGGTGATAAATGGACCGGAACAAATGCTTCACTTTGCAGAACTTCAGCGACCTTGTTGATGTCTTGCTGCCTGAGACCGATGAACACTTTCAGACGGcacagaaacaagcaaaaacatttgaatctgCAATTTCTTTTTCCAGGAAGCGTTTTGTTGcaacagttttgtctttttttttctttttaccctaACAGGCTCTGGAGAGAGTTTCACTTGGCCAGGGGGTAAGTAAGGCCTGCATACTGATCAGGATCAATTTCATAAACTAATAATCATCATCACACAGAAATGGCAACTTCTTTGTCTCATCCGTCATTGCATTCATCTAAACAAATCTGTTGACCTGTTTCAAACCATAAACATGGCTGTGTTATCTTTATTGTAAATTTCCTTGTGCGTTCAAACAATCAGGACATTAATTCTGCTATTGTTTTAAGCCCCTGATTGACTTTGGTGTATTTATTTGAAAGAGCCCGAAGGCTGCAGGCCAATTCCGATACACAATACCCGTCGTCATTAATGTGGAatgtttataaatattaatgCAATCACAGAAAGATTGATTACTCGCTGGAACAGAGGCACAAATCCAAAAACGAGCTTGATTGCTCGCTGCTGTTGCGTTGAGTTCGGAAAGTGTCAGAAATGTTCATCTTCCCGGCTGAACGAAGGGGAGAAGGGAAATTTATTGAGAAAATATTGCAAATCGCGGTCATTTCTTTTCCCCCCTGCAGATCCAGATGGAGTCTCTGTTCTACAGAGCCGTGCTTCACGTTCTTCTGAGGGACCTCTACAGCTCCCATAAAAGGTCACACACAGCactttcagacattttgttttccttcaccGGTTTCAGCAACAGTTGTTTCCGTGAGAATGATGGAGAGCAGAGTAGGCGTCGAGTTGTTTGCATTGTTCTGAACCGAAgaagcggggggggggggttgtttctggtttgtttggATTCCAAATGAACCAAAACTCACCAACTGGAGCCACGTGTACTCAGATGTAAAGCAGGCTTTGGGAAATAATCAGGTCATGCCTAATGAATTGTAAACCTGGGAGTTGAAATTAGTTCTCGTTTGAAGCGGAGATTAACTTAAGAGTGTTGACAGCCATCCATTTAAACATTACAACTTTCGACATCTACAGCTACAGTGGTAATATGTGGTTTTATCGCTTTGAACTTGATGCCAACATTAGAGAATGTGCTCGCGCTGTCAACGCTAATCTGCTGATATTAGGCAGATATAATGCTAACTATGGTCTTAGAATAGtgttccttcaaaaacagagaaatgctTCGTGAGAAAAGCTTTGTGCTCAAGATTTATATATGAATTTCTGTACAGAGTTCGGTTTCTGTTGCTGCAGAAGTGATCAGAACTTCTCCAAAGACACTGCCCTACCTGCCCTCCCATCCTCACTTTAATGACTGGCATTAGCATCGAAAAGCCATTAGTTCTCACCAGACAGAACCCATTCATCATTAAGTCCTTCAGAGGGGTTTGTTTGCCGAGGCCGtcatttaaagcacaaaaatggagACACGGCGTGAGACTGGAGGAGTGACAGGCTGTTTATTTCACCGTGCCAAAGCCGAGAAGTAATACGTGTTTGTTCCACAGCGAGAAGCGAGTTGGGAATGTTTATTCCAAGGCAAAATCCTTCGTGGACTACGTCCGCCGAGCTCTGCGCCGACTGGAGCTGGATGACTCAAAGGTCAGGTGGAGAAAACTGCATTCGTCTTACAGCACCTCGCACAACCAAACTGTtggaaacattaaataaatacgAGTTTGACAGTATGTCACACCTACGTTTTGACCACCGGGTCTAAACTCGATCCGTATTTAGAGACTCTGAATGTTATTTGTCTGTCGAAATCACGTTTGTCATCTGGTTGCCCTCGTGGCAATAAGATGTTTCTCACAGCTCCTAAAAGCCACGAATCGTTTTCAGATCATACATGACACCTCATTCTGCTTTCCCAGCTTTCTGACAGTGAAATTCAAGACTACCACGACCTGCACAGGGCACGAATGGACGAGATGCGTGCCTTTAACATGGTGAGTCTCCGGATCCGTTTCTTATACAACAGTTCACAGCGTCCTCATCCTGTACTTGGAGCCGTTTCCACCACAATAATCGGTTTGAATTTAGTGTCAAATATTTTCATTCCTGCAAATTACCAAAAGATTACAGCCCTGCGGGGAATTACATGGGAGTGATTGTGCAGAGGTGGAAGAAAAGCAgcctcagtgttttttttctgtggccaCTAATTATGGTGTCAGCCAGAATACAAATTTTCTTACTGgcataaaacactaaaatgtttttttttttctttcttcggGGGGGTGGTTGTCCATAACCTGCTTGTGGGACTCAAGTAATGATGGGCTTTTAGTACGGGTGACTTATCAGAGCAGTTTGTACCCTATGTATGGTAATTTTAACTAAAGACAAGTTACTTAAAATACAAGTGAACAGTTTTCTTCATGTCATCCTGTGTGTAGTTGAAGGTGAGCCTTGCTCCGTGTATCGAAGGCCTGATTCTGCTGGATCGCCTCTGCTACCTTAaagaacaggtaaaaaaaaaagaacgagacatctttaaaacagcaaactgttttaggtagccttttttaaagttttttttttttttaaatgttactgtcactagaaaaatggcattttctgtGTGAATTCAGTGTCGGTGCTGAGTGAAAGTTGctgaggaagctgaaactgacatgttaggctgaaaaaaaagaacacttgctaaaagcagcaaaaggccaGGCTAAGTTAggagtagctaaaggctagttaaaagataaatgtagcaacagaaaagctgaacattttaatgttcAGCTAAGATAATGTAGGAATGAGAATATAATATAAGAATAGTTTAAATGGCACAAAGTACGCAGAAGTAGTTAGaactcaaacaaaaagtaaGTACTGCAGAACTGTCAAGTAAAAATGAGTGTGTGACCTCTGTGAGGCCAGTTTAAACTACCCTCTTTGCTAAAACAACTCTGACAAAGTCCGGTCCCTTTATTAGACAGCTGTTAATACGCAGTAGAGACTATAAATCACACTCACCATCTTAACATCTTTTTGCTGTCAGGCTCTGGTAGGAGGAATCGTTTCACCTTTAAATGATTTTGCTCAacgttaaatattaaaatgaacaagCTGGGTTTTTCAGATTAAAGACAAAGCCAACAAAATAGCTGATGGCAAGTACAGAACAGTATTCGAGCCATGTAACTCACGGCCCAAGTACTCTCTTTTTTTACCGTGTTTCAGCCGGAGTCGTCATCATCATTGGCTCG
The DNA window shown above is from Kryptolebias marmoratus isolate JLee-2015 linkage group LG18, ASM164957v2, whole genome shotgun sequence and carries:
- the mettl25 gene encoding methyltransferase-like protein 25; the encoded protein is MNSFCCSLSEIQRRIDEVKRFLSVTLSIANAHTVEFYTHDVWKRFMAVTPEEVLSAVSSSSDQQREPQHKGTERSRTTFGFCTDSDRLVDIHELLEAAKAHSLPGLGVCLSRDQLLRDLQGNKSESADIGAELEADEFMNSKKSHEVQSMSEVVSCLARHCGVKQVVDVGSGKGYLSSFLSLQFGLRVYGIDSSSTNTHGAQERNRKLKKFSRAYQKHTKAARAEVEEIAKIKPELCDDCSAGSGSVSSSHINPAVEVQQPELIPETGELFLSALSADVIQSSAPRIPPSQLSAEEKERRKRENLERKAQGRKDGSNGVFAPLTSYVTAETELRELITELEDAVVVGLHTCGDLAASTLRMFVAKAELAAVCSVGCCYHLLSEEFDPAVQERSQTACGFPLSQYLRDRAWFCGRNARMSACLALERVSLGQGIQMESLFYRAVLHVLLRDLYSSHKSEKRVGNVYSKAKSFVDYVRRALRRLELDDSKLSDSEIQDYHDLHRARMDEMRAFNMLKVSLAPCIEGLILLDRLCYLKEQEDVSFSALVQLFDPLLSPRCYAVVGLKNPRG